AATGTGGCGCACACTGAATAACTAGcgaacaaacagaaaaaaatattagtcattcctTAATGTTGAATTCAAAATTCCATTCCAACCtggagtaaatcatgaaaaaacgttcatgacgtcacggtcacatgataaattatttctatgagctgatagacaaaaCACTGGCTGCCAATCAGAATACGcgtttcatttaaatttaaattataaagctttatatttcggAAGGTAGAAGAACTGGTATGAGtcatttattgtttgtttgtacCTTATGTTATCAAGTTTTCGTCTGTGActtgtccattgtccttgaccttattatcatggttcagtgacttctTGAACAAAAACCTTTTTTAAGTGAATTTCTCACTTCTATTGAGTAAAAAGAAGACAATTATTGGTGGATTCCTTGCTACgtttacatttgtacatgcCCGTCAGACATATTTCATctgaactacatgtataagcaaTAGGTGAACTATACTTGGTTATTGAATGGTTTGTCTAGCAGTTCTCAACCGACCTTAAATTCCTTTTCATTGTTAATTggttaatgttaattttttgttgttcgTTCTTTTTTTCAAGTACTGTAAGTAATTATAGATCAACTATGTTAGGTACATGAATGCTTATGTGGTGTTTATTACTACCTTTACCTCAATTGGTTCTTTGTTTTGCAACATATCTCTCGCCTGGAGACATACAAGAATTGGTCcgatgtttaaaataaattattatgtaTAATATCTTGCTGCAGGAGGACAACAATCGACAGTGGTCATCACATCGCCAGCAATGTTAGGACCACAGTTTCGGGAGGTACCAGTCCGAACACAATGTCCAGCCTGTCAAGCTGATATAATGACCTCTACACGATATGAAACTGGTACACTGACCTGGATTAGCATTGGCGTTTTATGTTTGTTTGGGTAAGAAAAAAACATCGATAACGAATGTTCCTTTTTTCTATTTGGGGTCATATAGGTTGATTTCGTCGATTACATATTAACATTATGGACATTGTCTTACAACAactatataacaataaaaaacgAGTTTCAAAGGATAACTAAATCCTGCTCCCCTACTGGTACCCATTATTTTGATCATGACAAGTTAAAATTCGTGTTTTGTATGTACATGAGATCTTCTTGAAAACcgaaaaaaatactttgaaaatatAACGCTCAGATGTCATTGCAAGAAAATGTTTCGACTGGAATAATTAGAAATTCACCAAGTATTTTGCATAACCAATTCTATTTTTATACTAATCACAATACCAACAAATTTCTAGATATTGGTCCAAatgatgaaaagaaaatttattagttttttgctcattgttgctATTCCTCTGATGGGTATGAGATGCGCAACAATGACTTAGATGTATGTGAAATCTAAAccataaaatatgattttaattaatataaactatttttcaGATGTTGGTTTGGGTGTTGTCTCATTCCCCTCTGTGTTGACCCCTGTAAAGATGTTGTGCACTCCTGTCCAAACTGTAAGCAGATGGTTGGAAAGTACAACAGGATGTAACGATCGTTGTTCAATGTCACGTGACATTCTACGTTAGAAAAttagttgttttctttttttattattctttttaaagaatcattgctacatgatatataaattttaattgatcTGTGATACgaacatttaaaactatttgtGTTCTCTTCTTACTGTTTTACTTTATGTTGACATCcgttgttacatatttgtatataaaaggTAATACTATTGCAAAAACGTGTTTATTCTATGCCATTGTATCCTTACAATCATGCACACACTGCTGTTAAATGTCTTGTACGtatcaaaatcagaaaataCATTATGTAAAACActctactttttttatatataatgtttcttTGTGATTCAGTTTACAATTCATCATTCATACAACTTCTAGGTTCATAAGCTCGCACTAGTTCCTTTTGTTATAACTgtaactaaaaagtaaaaagtcgAGTAAGCTAATATGCATTTTCAAAAACACAAAAgttaaagtttattaaaaacatgaaacgaggtaaaaatacaataagtaaaaaaaacgaACCCCTTAAGTCGAGTAAAACTACAACTCATATGTGTGCCCAAAATTCAACGCACGCGTTTACCTATTACAATTCActgaaatatagttttttttctattttcagcaATGCTTTacagtttcttttattttttataagaagTTTCCGAAACTAATGTTAAAGACATTTCGTGTTTAATTAAGATTTCTAAACTTTTTCATCGGAAGAGTATATTTTTATCGTACAATAGTATTGATCAATTACTGCACCTtaagtatatttaaattagttataaataaaccTACGTGTACCTTTCATATTCGCCTAATAGTACCTTTTCCCATAACGAGGCTTAGATCTTTTCCCTGTATACCTATATTCTGGACTGGCATTTTGAGGTTCACTTTTGTACCTAACAAATGGTTAAATGTATTTGTCTGTTGAATCATTTACAGTGAtaatcggtttttttttttttgttcgtaTCTTTTAATTGCCTTGGAACAAGAGAATGAAGAGCACATAACATATACTACGTTATCACCCCACTTCCGGGTAAGTTTCTAAAAGAGTTCAACAGCAAAGAacgaaaataagtttattaTCATGTTATGTATACTGTAACAAGTGCAGCACGATCCGCGTACCCTACCAGAGAACCTGATACATGTATCACATCTGATTTTTTGGTGGTCTTAGTTTTGatcagtttttagttttcaatgttgcgttttgtaaactgtttttcgttttctatgttgcgttttgtaaactgtttttcgttttctatgttgcgttttgtaaactgtttttcgttttctatgttccgttttataaactgttttttgttttctatgttgcgttttgttatctgtttttcgtttttgacaTGATATTGTCAGTTCGTTTTCGACTAATGAGTTTAAATACCTATTTGGTATCGCACACCTCTCTTATACGAGTATAACATGGTATTGTTCATTATCAGGTTCATTTAAACTCAAAACAAGGaagtatttgagaaaaaatattagtgAATGTGAGGTTTTTACAAAATCGAAACGTCgtcttttttgtgttgtttttttatcaactgaaatatataacatattcttgtttgtttaaattaatatgTCGGTGCCTTAATTTAGAAGATACACATGTCATTTggtgataacttttttttaatatcgattaattatattagatattttttgATAGTGTAGCTTTTTTACTTCTTTTCTTATCGCATTCTCAACAATATCTTAATTAAtactatttttcaaaaatatattttaccagTTTAATTTATCAGACATTTCTTGAACTTGCAATCGTGCATTATTCCTCTCTGCTCTGTATCTGGCTGCATCACTCTCTATTTGGCCCAGATACTGACTTCCGCTTCCTCTAAAGTGATACCAAATGGtgagttataatttattaagaaaatataaataaaatagatcAATAGATTTGTTTCTAAATGTCTTCAGACTTTATAGTGGTCCAATTGtgttttaatgaaaacaaacaagcaaatcagtagtttaaaatcaaacaataatcgttattatttatatatattgtataattattatatttcaaatgaaaggAGAACAATTCAAATGTATGTGACAATTTTCACATGGTCACAATGACATGAACAGATCATGCATTTAGTTTATGAAAACTTGCGATAAATTAAAACTGTTATTTCTTTAACCTAACGTACAATGGTTTTAGTATGTGTCCATCAAGACAATTAGTCTTCTTTTATAAGCAGCTTACTTGTTCATTGCGTGGCATATGTTTTCATACACGCCTTGTAGATGTTCATATTGTTTCCGTAGCTGATCATATTCTCCATTTTTGTTGTTAGGTCTGGTACTTCTACATGATTGAAAacgaaaatatggaaaattataagacaaacaaaaaaaatgcactagTTGTCGTGCTTAGCATTCCCAACTAGTAATTTTAAAAGACAGTAAATACCCCTTTGGTATCTCAAgactcaattttaaaatattaggAAAAACAGGAagtatgtatacatgtatgaaataacCAATAATCGTTGCGAACATCCTTCAGCTCATCATTGTTTAACTgctgaatttaaatttaaactgCTCAGAAGTTCTAAAGAAAAGTGTAACGAAATACtatattaaaaattcaaattattatacCAATCTGAATCAAGAATTTATTGTCTGactgaacataaaaatattgtCCAATGAATCGCGCTTTCGTGAGGTTGACCAATTATTCTGAATAATACTGCAGAAATGTGCATATTTTACATACTTCTCTAATAGACAAAATTAAGTGCTCTCGCGTTACAGCTCATCACTCTCAAGTCGTGACCATCACATATGATCTTCGTCATCTGTTTTATTAGTATAATTTTACCTCGAGCTCTGTAGAGCAACACATAACACTGCTATAACTCTAAGAAACATCTAACAATGCTGtgaaggttttttttgttgaaaaattgtACGTTAAACTATCAATAACTATATGATATAACTTACTGTTGTCCACTTCTTTCATTGTCCTTACAATACTTGAACCAGTAATCTCTGTTATCTTTATACCACTGAACTTCTTTTTCTAACCTCCCTCTAAAAAGAGACAATATACTTATGGTAATTAAACAACTTGTCCTTTTAGAAGTCATGCATGTCTCTCGATTTCAATAGAACTCGTATTGTATTTtctacattattatttttaggtCTATCCGCTCATATTCAAAAATCGAATGCTTCTTTTTTATCTTCATTAAGGTGTAAAGGCGTTGacagaagtacattttgtatgaagcgcggaagctcttcattctaaaaatgtgcacacggtcaacgcttttacaaccctatgaagttacataaagaagcattcaatacttttaattacattgtttagcaatgatcatgaaaacacaaatgttattatttgttttacttaattcacctgtgcactttgttgtgggaccacgtgtttTAATGCTTGAACAGTTTTATTGAGTAATGCAATaattgcttaaggaataacacgtgctgtgcagttagccaatcagaatgaagtattataataatacatacatctaatgttattattttgtataatataagTGGCTAACTCAGCAAGGTTTATAACATGTATGGACATTAAATGCTTCGTGATAATCTTCTAAATAATAGCGTTTATTGCGAATCTTATATTAACAAATATGGTGCACTGTGCAGCCTTCGTTAATGAGAAAATTACATACTATATGAAAAGATTTACAAGATTAAACACAATGTAAAACTCTTCAATAAAAAAACCGGccagatttatgaaaaaaatttaaaatctttttttatcaaaaatatttagaataccACATGTAAAATAAGGGAATATTGGAAATGGCTCGACATTAAGCCTCCTTGAAATAGgccatatatatacaaatgtacacaaCTCATGAAGAATTGTTCTGTAACGTACATAAAACGTTGAACTCAATAAACAAAGAATGAGAATTAACGTTCCCATTTAGACCGGAAATGGCTGCGATTTTTTACATCTCGCACAGACAAATGAACTCTTCATtttggtaaaaacaaatgtgtttaccAGTTGGTGGAAGACCAAGGTGATCATATTTCTAAACCCCAATCGTGATTAGGATAAGAAATTAAAGAGCGACTGACTTTACTTACACATCTTCAGAAagatgattattttctttttccaaTTCCAATATCTGTTCTTCTAAatcttttataactttttttgtatttttatcaataactgGCGAGCCTTTCTTTTTTCCCTTACTGAAATGAATATAATTAAACAGTTACATTTTACTGCATTAGACACgcaatttaaaaattaccagAAAGTCTTTTCGATGGAGCAAAAAGCAAATATACAAAGCCTATGGCACACATCGAAGAGCTCATACTTACCATACTTACATACATACTATCAAAAGTGTAAATGAACAAAATACTAATGTGATGATATTGCTTGGCGTTATTAGCTGTATTGTGGTAAAATCTATGATGCATAGAAGCGGGATCATTTCACGAAAAGTGTTGAATGCAAATAAAatctaatatatttatattttaaatatgcataggtttaaaaagaaagaaaaaatttaaaaaaaaatggattttatatttaatagttTGATTAAATCATACTGAAAATGTAATGCTACATacttttttctatcatttcgtATCAACATTTTGGTAAAGCTTTAGATTAATATCTTTCGAAATTATTAGAGCAAAATGGATATAACAGTACTAAAACATTaagttaataatatatatttgccaTTTACGTTTTTCAACTAAGAATCATGATTTCACAGTTCTGAACTATATTCTCAACCCTGCTTTTAGATTCATGTATGAACCTTTTCATGACAGTAGTCATGTAgggatatgaaataaaacaaattattgttgGACTACTTACATTATTGAAAttggaaaattgttttttttgataaaccgatttttttttgcatcagCAATCTGTCGTGTTTTAAAAACATCAGCAAACGTACTTCCTTTTTAAAACAACCACtttcatacaaatatttcaGTAAGCAGAAACCACTTTTAATGTATGTCTGTGTTATGTGTTTTCTTTTGTGTTCTTATCTGCATTCAAATTCATTTAGTGTTCTTTCTTTCGATTGCTGTTGATGCGGGTATGGCTTTCCTTGTTCATTTGATCCATTTTCATAATCGTCAcgttaattaaataaatcaatgcagtatttttttcttggtTCCGtatgtatatacaatgtatgtttttccgtatgcaagataaaagagggacgaaagataccaaagagacagtcaaactcataaatctaaaacagactgacaatgccatggctaaaaatgtaaaagacaaaaaatcaatcaaaagtacacatgacacaacatagaaaactgaagaataaacaacacgaacaccacctaaaatctaggggtgatctcatgtgctccggaaggttaagccgatcctgctccacatgtgtcacccgtcgtgttgtttatgtgatagcaaatccggtaaatagtataattccgtaggtcacattcatgaaagggaaggggattgtagttacgacgttaacg
Above is a genomic segment from Mytilus trossulus isolate FHL-02 unplaced genomic scaffold, PNRI_Mtr1.1.1.hap1 h1tg000128l__unscaffolded, whole genome shotgun sequence containing:
- the LOC134700204 gene encoding lipopolysaccharide-induced tumor necrosis factor-alpha factor homolog, with protein sequence MEKQGNLPPPPQYSQGGQQSTVVITSPAMLGPQFREVPVRTQCPACQADIMTSTRYETGTLTWISIGVLCLFGCWFGCCLIPLCVDPCKDVVHSCPNCKQMVGKYNRM